The Pseudomonas allokribbensis genome has a window encoding:
- a CDS encoding APC family permease, with protein sequence MEIEEFGYKQELKRSLTLTDLVVYGMIFMIPIAPFGVYGYVNAEAPGMVPLAYIIGMVAMVFTALSYGSMARAFPIAGSVYSYAQRGLNQHVGFIAGWLMLLDYLLIPPLLYVYAVMALNHLYPDIPKVGFILAFLVSATFVNLRGITFTARMNIVFLLAQLVVLGIFLFYAWNALHNGGGNGQLTLAPLYHPETFNFALLMQAVSIAVLSFLGFDAISTLAEEIKGDPGRSVGKAALITLVVMGAIFVVQTWIATDLAAGMGFKSADTAFYEIAEIAAGSWLATLTGVATALAWGVAVAITSQAAVSRLLFGMARDGKLPKVLAKVHPKHNTPYLSIYLVAVLSLVICYLFINSVDTLTSLVNFGALSGFMLLHLTVINYYWRRQKSGQVIRHLICPVIGFIIVAAIMYNMGVDAQKLGLIWIALGLVYLFFLNKLGASTALPDPSNG encoded by the coding sequence ATGGAAATAGAAGAGTTCGGCTACAAACAGGAGTTGAAACGTAGCCTGACACTGACCGACCTGGTGGTGTACGGGATGATCTTCATGATCCCCATCGCCCCGTTTGGCGTGTATGGCTACGTCAACGCGGAGGCACCGGGGATGGTGCCTTTGGCATACATCATCGGCATGGTGGCGATGGTCTTCACCGCGCTGAGCTACGGCAGCATGGCCCGGGCCTTTCCGATTGCCGGCTCGGTGTATTCCTACGCACAACGAGGTCTGAATCAACACGTCGGTTTCATCGCCGGCTGGCTGATGCTGCTCGACTATCTGCTGATTCCGCCGCTGCTCTACGTCTACGCGGTGATGGCGCTCAACCATTTGTACCCGGACATTCCGAAGGTCGGCTTCATCCTGGCGTTCCTGGTCAGCGCCACGTTCGTCAACCTGCGCGGCATCACTTTCACCGCCCGCATGAACATCGTGTTCCTGCTGGCACAACTGGTTGTGCTGGGGATTTTCCTGTTCTACGCCTGGAACGCCCTGCACAACGGTGGCGGCAACGGCCAGTTGACCCTGGCGCCGCTGTATCACCCGGAAACCTTCAACTTCGCCCTGCTGATGCAAGCGGTGTCGATTGCGGTGCTGTCATTCCTCGGTTTCGATGCGATCTCCACGCTCGCCGAAGAGATCAAGGGCGATCCGGGCCGCAGCGTCGGAAAAGCAGCGTTGATCACCCTGGTGGTGATGGGCGCGATTTTCGTCGTACAGACCTGGATCGCCACCGACCTGGCCGCCGGCATGGGCTTCAAGTCTGCCGACACCGCGTTCTATGAAATCGCCGAAATTGCCGCCGGCAGCTGGCTCGCCACCCTGACCGGCGTGGCCACGGCCCTGGCCTGGGGCGTGGCGGTGGCGATCACTTCGCAAGCGGCGGTCTCGCGCCTGCTGTTCGGCATGGCCCGCGACGGCAAGCTGCCGAAAGTGCTGGCCAAGGTGCACCCGAAACACAACACGCCGTACCTGAGCATCTATCTGGTGGCCGTGCTGTCGCTGGTGATCTGCTACCTGTTCATCAACTCGGTGGACACCCTGACCTCGCTGGTCAACTTCGGCGCCTTGAGCGGCTTCATGCTGCTGCACCTGACCGTGATCAATTACTACTGGCGCCGGCAGAAGTCCGGCCAAGTGATCCGTCACCTGATCTGCCCGGTGATCGGCTTCATCATCGTCGCGGCCATCATGTACAACATGGGCGTCGATGCACAGAAACTCGGCCTGATCTGGATCGCCCTGGGTCTGGTGTACCTGTTCTTCCTGAACAAGCTCGGCGCCAGTACCGCGCTGCCTGACCCGAGCAATGGCTGA
- a CDS encoding N-formylglutamate amidohydrolase produces the protein MHACTESAELGLYTRPVYNLIRENSSHPLILVCEHASRYIPDALNNLGLDDTAAREHIAWDIGALELAEQLSEKIGATLLSANYSRLLIDLNRPRHAPDSIPAQSEIYQVPGNRELDEATREHRRQCLFKPFHTRLQQLIDERLADGRPVRVVGIHSFTPVYYGQPRELEVGVLFGQSKAYAQRLLDGLDRHPLKVAGNQPYKIDPLGDMTVPVHGDARGLESVLIEVRNDLLRSPEAVSRWANYLAPLL, from the coding sequence ATGCACGCCTGTACTGAATCCGCCGAGCTTGGGTTGTACACCCGACCGGTCTACAACCTGATCCGCGAAAACTCGTCGCATCCACTGATCCTGGTGTGCGAGCACGCCAGCCGTTACATCCCCGACGCCCTGAACAATCTGGGCCTGGATGACACGGCTGCGCGTGAACACATTGCCTGGGACATCGGTGCGCTGGAGCTGGCCGAGCAACTGTCGGAAAAGATCGGCGCCACGCTCCTGAGCGCCAATTATTCGCGACTGTTGATCGACCTCAACCGGCCCCGACATGCCCCGGACAGCATTCCGGCGCAGAGCGAGATCTATCAGGTGCCGGGCAATCGCGAGCTCGATGAAGCCACCCGCGAACACCGTCGCCAGTGCCTGTTCAAGCCGTTTCACACCCGGTTGCAACAACTGATCGACGAGCGCCTGGCCGATGGCCGGCCAGTGCGGGTGGTGGGGATTCACAGTTTCACCCCGGTGTACTACGGCCAGCCACGGGAACTGGAAGTCGGCGTGCTGTTCGGTCAGTCCAAGGCATACGCCCAGCGCCTGCTCGACGGTCTCGACCGACATCCGCTGAAAGTCGCCGGCAACCAGCCGTACAAGATCGACCCGCTGGGCGACATGACCGTGCCGGTGCACGGCGATGCCCGTGGTCTGGAGTCGGTCTTGATCGAAGTGCGCAACGACCTGCTGCGCAGCCCGGAAGCGGTTTCCCGCTGGGCAAATTATCTGGCACCCCTGCTGTAA
- a CDS encoding glutamine synthetase, whose product MSERLSPLPMTTIVTTDLIGITRGRSFPSDELEHYQAAGCGWVPANSALTPQDIIASSNPWGAYGDLRLIPDLASRVTVGNGPDTAAPALDFIHGDIRETDGRPWGACPRTLLRDEIERYRDQLGLQVNAAFEHEFNLHAGFAEHLAFSLEAQRQGAEFGGWLLSALRAGGVEPEMFLPEYGKHQYEITCRPTFGVAAADRAVNVREITREIARQMGLDLSFAPKTAAEAVCNGVHLHVSLLDLAGQPMLYDAGTSNGLSTLGQHWAAGVLHYLPALCAFTAPTPVSYERLQPHHWSASYACLGQQNREAALRICPTVSLGNKPVAKQYNLEFRAMDATASPHLAMAALLIAGRLGIEQRLALNAITDEIPDSLNDEQREARGIVALPASLAQALECLRRSEALMAALPAPLLDTYFALKTEELALTEQLSPADLCEHYARLY is encoded by the coding sequence ATGAGCGAACGCCTGTCGCCGTTGCCGATGACCACCATCGTCACTACCGACCTGATCGGCATCACCCGTGGCCGCTCGTTTCCCAGCGATGAGCTGGAACACTATCAAGCGGCCGGTTGCGGCTGGGTGCCGGCCAACAGCGCGTTGACGCCGCAGGACATCATCGCGTCGAGCAATCCGTGGGGCGCCTATGGCGATCTGCGGTTGATTCCCGATCTGGCCAGCCGCGTCACCGTCGGCAACGGCCCGGACACCGCCGCCCCGGCGCTGGATTTCATCCACGGCGACATCCGCGAAACCGACGGCCGCCCGTGGGGCGCCTGCCCGCGCACGCTGCTGCGCGATGAAATCGAGCGGTATCGCGACCAGCTCGGCTTGCAGGTCAATGCCGCGTTCGAACACGAATTCAATCTGCACGCAGGGTTTGCCGAACACCTGGCCTTCTCTCTCGAAGCACAACGCCAGGGCGCCGAGTTCGGCGGCTGGCTGCTCAGCGCGTTGCGCGCCGGCGGCGTCGAGCCGGAAATGTTCCTGCCCGAATACGGCAAGCATCAATACGAAATCACCTGCCGCCCGACCTTCGGCGTGGCGGCGGCGGATCGCGCGGTGAACGTACGCGAGATCACCCGTGAAATCGCCCGGCAGATGGGCCTGGACCTGAGCTTCGCACCGAAGACCGCTGCTGAAGCGGTGTGCAACGGCGTGCACCTGCATGTCAGCCTGCTCGATCTGGCCGGTCAGCCGATGCTGTACGACGCCGGCACCAGCAATGGCTTGTCGACCCTCGGCCAGCACTGGGCGGCGGGCGTGCTGCATTACTTGCCGGCGCTGTGTGCGTTCACCGCACCGACGCCGGTGTCGTATGAACGTTTGCAGCCGCACCACTGGAGCGCGTCCTACGCCTGCCTCGGGCAACAGAACCGCGAAGCGGCGCTGCGCATCTGCCCGACCGTGAGCCTGGGCAACAAACCCGTGGCAAAGCAGTACAACCTGGAATTCCGCGCCATGGACGCCACCGCTTCGCCGCACCTGGCGATGGCTGCGCTGCTGATCGCCGGACGCCTGGGCATCGAACAGCGTCTGGCGCTGAACGCGATCACCGATGAAATCCCCGATTCACTCAACGACGAACAACGCGAGGCGCGGGGCATCGTTGCCCTGCCTGCCTCTTTGGCTCAGGCACTGGAATGCCTGCGTCGCAGCGAAGCGCTGATGGCAGCGCTGCCGGCACCGTTGCTCGACACGTATTTCGCCCTTAAAACCGAGGAACTGGCGCTGACGGAACAGCTCTCGCCCGCTGACCTGTGTGAGCACTATGCACGCCTGTACTGA
- a CDS encoding isochorismatase family cysteine hydrolase gives MFSLPHRSPRDLPFVTDHTALLLVDMQRAWLEPQFDPHLEGPDAAYFLNRTRSQVVPNQVRLLNAFRDARQNVLHTLIESLTADGRDRSLDHKLSDMHLPKGSPQAQVIAELTPAENEIVLPKTSSGVFNSTNIDYVLRNLETRHLIIAGIVTDQCVDMAVRDAADRGYLVTLVADACATYTEARHDACLNAIKGYCWITDTDTVLGRLQEMQP, from the coding sequence ATGTTCAGCCTTCCCCACCGCTCGCCGCGGGACCTGCCGTTTGTCACCGACCACACTGCGCTGTTGCTGGTGGACATGCAGCGTGCCTGGCTTGAGCCGCAGTTCGACCCGCACCTCGAAGGCCCGGACGCCGCCTACTTCCTCAACCGCACGCGCTCGCAAGTGGTGCCGAATCAGGTGCGCCTGCTCAACGCCTTCCGCGACGCACGGCAGAACGTGCTGCACACCCTGATCGAAAGCCTCACCGCCGACGGCCGCGACCGCTCGCTGGACCACAAACTGTCGGACATGCACCTGCCCAAGGGCAGCCCGCAAGCACAGGTCATCGCCGAACTGACCCCGGCGGAAAACGAAATCGTGCTGCCGAAGACTTCTTCCGGTGTCTTCAACTCGACCAACATCGACTACGTGCTGCGCAACCTCGAAACCCGGCACCTGATCATCGCCGGCATCGTCACCGACCAGTGCGTGGACATGGCCGTGCGCGACGCCGCCGACCGGGGTTATCTGGTGACACTGGTGGCGGACGCCTGCGCGACCTACACCGAAGCACGCCACGACGCGTGCCTGAACGCGATCAAGGGCTACTGCTGGATCACCGACACCGACACCGTACTCGGCCGGTTGCAGGAGATGCAGCCATGA
- a CDS encoding MurR/RpiR family transcriptional regulator has translation MPPLRDLITDPGLDLTPSERKVVRALLDQYPRNGLGPMARLAEHAGVSDPTIVRLVKKLGFGGYAEFQDALLSDMDHRLRSPRTLLQPRSNLNQDDAWSHYLAHSHNLLAETQALTQPEDVRILAQWLLDTRHQVYCFGGRFSSLMATYLLNHLRLLRPGCFALEDNAQLPDRLFDLQRQDVVLVFDYRRYQTQALRVATAAKNNNARVVLFTDIYASPLRELADMIISAPVESASPFDTMVPALAQVEALIACLTLRSPDLADRLEGIDALRNDFDTHLLEDK, from the coding sequence ATGCCCCCTCTCAGAGACCTGATTACTGATCCCGGCCTGGACCTTACGCCATCAGAGCGCAAAGTCGTCCGGGCCTTGCTCGATCAGTACCCGCGCAACGGGCTCGGCCCGATGGCGCGTCTGGCCGAACACGCCGGCGTCAGCGATCCGACCATCGTGCGCCTGGTAAAAAAACTCGGTTTTGGCGGTTACGCCGAATTCCAGGACGCCCTCCTCAGCGACATGGACCATCGCCTGCGCTCGCCGCGCACGCTGTTGCAACCGCGTTCGAACCTGAATCAGGACGATGCCTGGAGCCACTATCTGGCCCACAGCCACAACCTGCTGGCTGAAACCCAGGCCCTGACCCAACCCGAAGACGTGCGGATTCTCGCGCAGTGGCTGCTCGACACGCGCCATCAGGTCTACTGCTTCGGCGGGCGTTTCAGCAGCCTGATGGCCACCTACCTGCTCAATCATTTGCGTCTGCTGCGCCCCGGTTGCTTTGCGCTGGAGGACAACGCGCAACTGCCGGATCGTCTGTTCGACCTGCAGCGCCAGGACGTGGTGCTGGTGTTCGACTATCGCCGCTACCAGACCCAGGCCCTGCGCGTGGCCACTGCCGCGAAGAACAACAACGCTCGCGTCGTGCTGTTCACCGACATTTATGCCTCGCCGCTGCGCGAGCTGGCCGACATGATCATCAGCGCCCCGGTGGAGTCGGCATCGCCGTTCGACACCATGGTCCCGGCGCTGGCCCAGGTTGAAGCGTTGATCGCTTGCCTGACCCTGCGCAGCCCGGACCTGGCCGATCGCCTGGAAGGCATCGATGCCCTGCGCAACGACTTCGACACCCACCTGCTGGAGGATAAATAA
- a CDS encoding histidine phosphatase family protein, producing the protein MQATRLTLMCHARTVAQKLARFPTNEAVEESAVASDSLAARFERPRRLICGPELRTRQTAAWFGHDAQVDEALRDCDWGRWQGQSIKDLQRDEPEALQAWLEDPGAAPHGGESVVQLGERVAAWLATLQTTPGHVVAVTHPFIMRAALMQVMQGQAFHSIDVEPLAVVELSFFGRWRLRLSGIDLEGDRT; encoded by the coding sequence GTGCAAGCCACCCGTTTGACCTTGATGTGTCACGCCAGAACCGTCGCACAAAAATTGGCGCGTTTTCCTACGAACGAAGCTGTTGAAGAAAGCGCTGTTGCGTCTGACTCGCTGGCCGCTCGGTTCGAGAGGCCGCGCCGTTTGATCTGTGGCCCGGAATTGCGCACGCGTCAGACTGCCGCATGGTTCGGTCACGATGCCCAGGTGGATGAAGCACTGCGCGATTGCGACTGGGGCCGTTGGCAGGGGCAGTCGATCAAAGACCTGCAGCGAGATGAACCGGAAGCCCTGCAAGCCTGGCTCGAAGATCCCGGCGCCGCGCCCCATGGCGGGGAGTCGGTGGTGCAACTCGGCGAGCGAGTGGCCGCATGGCTGGCGACCCTGCAAACCACGCCGGGTCATGTAGTGGCCGTCACGCATCCGTTCATCATGCGTGCGGCGCTGATGCAGGTCATGCAGGGCCAGGCTTTCCATAGCATCGATGTCGAGCCGCTGGCGGTGGTCGAGTTGAGTTTCTTCGGGCGCTGGCGGCTACGCTTGTCCGGCATCGACCTTGAAGGAGACCGTACATGA
- the cobF gene encoding precorrin-6A synthase (deacetylating), whose amino-acid sequence MKRLLVIGIGAGNPDYITMQAVKALNQVDVFFLMDKGQSKDKLIDLRREICERYITDRTYRFAEAHSPERERGDVDYSASVDDLNRAKQQTFERLINDELADGQCGGFLVWGDPALYDSTLRILQAILASGRCTFEFDVIPGITSVQALAAQHRVPLNTIGHSIEITTGRRLAAGQVSDTDSLVVMLDAEDSYHRVADQETEIYWGAYLGTPDEILISGRLKDVADEIERVRKAARAEHGWIMDTYLLRKP is encoded by the coding sequence ATGAAGCGATTGCTGGTCATCGGCATTGGCGCCGGCAACCCCGACTACATCACGATGCAGGCGGTGAAGGCGCTGAATCAGGTGGACGTGTTTTTCCTCATGGACAAGGGCCAGAGCAAGGACAAGCTGATCGACCTGCGTCGCGAAATCTGCGAACGCTACATCACAGATCGTACGTATCGTTTCGCCGAAGCCCACAGCCCGGAGCGCGAGCGCGGCGATGTGGACTACAGCGCCAGCGTCGATGATCTGAACCGCGCCAAGCAGCAAACCTTCGAGCGCCTGATCAATGACGAATTGGCTGACGGGCAGTGCGGCGGTTTTCTGGTATGGGGCGATCCGGCGTTGTACGACAGCACCCTTCGCATTCTCCAGGCGATTCTGGCTTCGGGGCGATGCACATTTGAATTCGACGTGATCCCGGGCATCACCAGCGTTCAGGCCCTGGCGGCGCAGCACAGGGTACCGCTGAACACCATCGGCCACTCGATTGAAATCACCACCGGCCGACGCCTGGCGGCGGGGCAGGTGAGTGATACCGACAGCCTGGTAGTAATGCTCGACGCGGAAGATTCCTACCATCGGGTGGCGGATCAGGAGACAGAGATTTACTGGGGCGCCTACCTCGGCACGCCGGACGAAATCCTCATCAGCGGCCGGCTCAAGGATGTCGCGGATGAAATCGAGCGGGTGCGCAAGGCTGCGCGGGCCGAGCATGGCTGGATCATGGACACTTATCTGTTACGCAAGCCTTGA
- the ftrA gene encoding transcriptional regulator FtrA: MPDSPGLVAILAYDGLCTFEFGIAVEIFGLARPEFDFPWYAHCIAAVDQGPMRAMGGIQVLADGGLELLADARTIIIPGWRDRSAPVPEALLEALRDAHSRGARLLSICSGVFVLAASGLLDGHGATTHWRYTSELAERFPAIDVDPDVLYVDSGQLITSAGSAAGIDACLHLVARDFGTQVANSVARRLVMSPQRTGGQAQFIPTPVSPTPRSDLSRVMQWARERLHEPLEVRDLASEAAMSERTFLRKFTEASGQSPKAWLQHERLARARELLESTPQNTEQIALRCGYRSVESFRVAFRSVVGVPPSVYRERFGREVKACVTDKCP; this comes from the coding sequence ATGCCTGATTCACCTGGATTGGTCGCGATCCTGGCCTACGACGGCCTCTGTACGTTCGAGTTCGGCATCGCCGTGGAGATCTTCGGCCTGGCCCGGCCGGAATTCGATTTCCCGTGGTACGCGCACTGCATCGCGGCGGTCGATCAGGGCCCGATGCGTGCCATGGGCGGGATTCAGGTGCTGGCCGATGGTGGTCTGGAATTGTTGGCGGATGCGCGCACCATCATCATTCCCGGCTGGCGCGACCGCAGTGCGCCGGTGCCCGAGGCATTGCTCGAAGCATTGCGTGATGCGCACTCACGCGGCGCTCGGTTGCTGTCGATCTGCTCGGGTGTCTTTGTGCTGGCAGCCAGCGGATTGCTCGACGGGCATGGCGCGACCACCCACTGGCGCTACACCTCGGAGCTGGCCGAGCGCTTCCCGGCCATTGATGTCGACCCGGATGTGCTTTACGTCGATTCCGGCCAATTGATTACTTCGGCTGGCAGCGCGGCCGGGATCGACGCCTGCCTGCATCTGGTGGCGCGGGACTTCGGCACTCAGGTGGCCAATTCGGTAGCGCGACGGCTGGTGATGTCGCCGCAACGCACCGGCGGTCAGGCGCAATTCATTCCCACCCCGGTCAGCCCGACCCCGCGCAGCGATCTGTCGCGCGTGATGCAGTGGGCCCGCGAACGCCTGCACGAACCGCTGGAAGTGCGTGATCTGGCCAGCGAAGCGGCGATGAGCGAACGCACCTTCCTGCGCAAATTTACCGAAGCCAGCGGCCAGTCACCCAAGGCCTGGCTGCAACACGAGCGCCTGGCCCGAGCTCGGGAGTTGCTGGAAAGCACGCCGCAGAACACCGAGCAGATCGCACTGCGTTGTGGTTATCGTTCGGTGGAAAGCTTTCGTGTGGCGTTTCGCAGCGTGGTCGGGGTGCCGCCATCGGTGTATCGCGAGCGATTTGGTCGTGAGGTCAAGGCTTGCGTAACAGATAAGTGTCCATGA
- a CDS encoding rhodanese-like domain-containing protein has product MPSLVREIPAAPSAIALMHFSNRLTFETDCSDVFSSQEAGEIDFVLVDVRGPLAFERGHVPGAINIPGRLLTAERLADYPTSTLFVVYCAGPHCNGANKAAVKLAALGYPVKEMIGGVTGWLDEGFELSVAAPRAATHPIACDC; this is encoded by the coding sequence ATGCCCAGCCTGGTTCGCGAAATTCCTGCCGCCCCGTCGGCGATTGCCCTGATGCACTTCAGCAACCGTCTGACCTTCGAAACCGATTGTTCCGACGTCTTCAGCAGCCAGGAAGCCGGCGAGATCGATTTCGTGCTGGTGGACGTGCGCGGGCCGCTGGCCTTCGAGCGCGGCCACGTACCGGGGGCGATCAATATTCCGGGGCGTTTGCTGACAGCCGAAAGGCTGGCGGATTACCCGACATCCACGCTGTTCGTGGTGTATTGCGCCGGTCCTCACTGCAACGGCGCCAACAAGGCAGCGGTGAAACTGGCGGCGCTGGGTTATCCGGTCAAGGAGATGATCGGCGGGGTCACCGGCTGGCTCGATGAAGGCTTCGAATTGAGTGTCGCGGCACCGCGAGCGGCGACCCATCCGATTGCCTGTGATTGCTGA
- a CDS encoding ABC transporter substrate-binding protein, which yields MKKLVMFGALALSMLSLTAVAEDAKPIRIGIEAGYPPFSMKTPDGKLAGFDVDIGDALCEQMKVKCTWVEQEFDGLIPALKVKKIDAILSSMTITDDRKKNVDFTIKYYHTPARFVMKAGSGVKDPLTELKGKKVGVLRASTHDRYATEVLVPAGIELVRYGSQQEANLDMVSGRIDAMLADSVNLSDGFLKTDAGKGFEFVGPTYEDAKYFGGGAGIAVRKGDTELAEKFNTAINEIRANGKYKQVQDKYFDFDVYGH from the coding sequence ATGAAAAAGCTGGTTATGTTCGGTGCCCTGGCACTGTCGATGTTGTCCCTGACCGCCGTGGCCGAAGACGCCAAACCGATCCGTATCGGTATCGAAGCCGGTTACCCGCCATTCTCGATGAAAACCCCTGACGGCAAACTGGCCGGTTTCGACGTGGACATCGGCGATGCGCTGTGTGAGCAGATGAAAGTCAAATGCACCTGGGTCGAGCAAGAGTTCGACGGCCTGATCCCGGCGCTGAAAGTGAAGAAGATCGACGCGATCCTGTCCTCGATGACCATCACTGACGATCGCAAGAAAAACGTCGATTTCACCATCAAGTACTACCACACTCCGGCGCGCTTCGTGATGAAGGCAGGCTCCGGCGTGAAAGATCCGCTGACCGAGCTCAAAGGCAAGAAAGTCGGCGTGCTGCGTGCCAGTACCCACGACCGCTACGCCACCGAAGTGCTGGTGCCGGCCGGGATCGAACTGGTGCGTTACGGCTCGCAGCAAGAAGCTAACCTGGACATGGTGTCCGGTCGTATCGACGCGATGCTGGCCGACTCGGTCAACCTGAGCGACGGCTTCCTGAAAACCGACGCCGGCAAAGGCTTCGAATTCGTCGGCCCGACCTACGAAGACGCCAAATACTTCGGCGGCGGCGCCGGTATTGCGGTGCGTAAAGGCGATACCGAGCTGGCGGAGAAATTCAACACCGCCATCAACGAAATTCGCGCCAACGGCAAGTACAAGCAAGTGCAGGACAAGTACTTCGACTTTGATGTGTACGGCCATTAA
- a CDS encoding alpha/beta hydrolase — protein MLKVFALLTLLASSAVHAQTSLQTDLPLNYLAQVHPDAEQRPLVLFLHGYGSNEADLIGMKFQLPKQYNYLSVQAPMALGEGRFQWFRKKGDGAYNGETDDLKIASQKLRAFIGAAAQKYHARPDKVYLIGFSQGAMMTYEVGLRQPAVVGGIAALSGRVLPVLKSELTSEQQHPPLEIFIGHGTADDRVPYSGATAAKELLEKLDYKPAFHAYPGVGHSISAAELRDLNDWLQQLNP, from the coding sequence ATGTTGAAGGTGTTTGCTCTGTTGACCCTCCTGGCGTCCAGCGCTGTCCATGCTCAAACCTCGCTGCAAACCGATCTGCCGCTCAACTACCTGGCCCAGGTTCACCCGGATGCCGAACAGCGTCCGCTGGTGCTTTTCCTGCATGGCTACGGCAGTAACGAAGCCGATCTGATCGGCATGAAATTTCAGCTGCCCAAGCAGTACAACTACCTGTCGGTGCAGGCGCCGATGGCGTTGGGGGAAGGGCGTTTCCAGTGGTTTCGCAAGAAAGGTGACGGTGCCTACAACGGCGAGACCGATGATCTGAAGATCGCCAGCCAGAAGCTGCGAGCCTTTATCGGCGCAGCCGCGCAGAAATATCACGCCCGACCGGACAAGGTGTACCTGATCGGTTTCAGCCAGGGCGCGATGATGACGTATGAGGTGGGGCTGCGGCAGCCAGCGGTGGTCGGTGGCATCGCCGCGTTGAGCGGGCGAGTGTTGCCGGTGCTCAAGAGTGAGCTGACGTCAGAGCAACAACATCCGCCGCTGGAAATCTTCATCGGCCACGGCACGGCGGATGACCGGGTGCCTTACAGTGGCGCCACCGCAGCCAAAGAGCTGCTGGAAAAGCTGGATTACAAACCGGCGTTCCATGCCTATCCCGGCGTCGGCCACAGCATCAGCGCGGCCGAGCTTCGGGACTTGAACGACTGGTTGCAGCAACTCAACCCTTGA
- a CDS encoding chalcone isomerase family protein, which translates to MSRTPKVLRGCCGIGLWALLLTPTWASWQDAVPGAQIIGTGDFSVFGFDIYNARLWSAARPLADGQPFALELIYRRNVSREDLVKASVDEIKRLAGSSISPAQLALWQAQMQQSFVDVQAGTRITGVYLPGQGARFFVGQQLQHEIDDPLFARAFFDIWLDPRTRSPELRQQLLGTAKP; encoded by the coding sequence ATGAGCAGAACACCGAAGGTGTTGCGTGGATGCTGCGGAATCGGTTTGTGGGCACTGTTGCTGACGCCGACCTGGGCCAGTTGGCAGGACGCGGTGCCCGGCGCGCAGATCATTGGCACCGGCGATTTCAGCGTGTTCGGTTTCGACATTTATAACGCCCGGCTGTGGAGTGCTGCGCGTCCGTTGGCCGACGGTCAGCCCTTCGCCCTGGAATTGATCTACCGGCGCAATGTGTCTCGCGAAGATCTGGTGAAGGCCAGCGTCGATGAGATCAAGCGCCTGGCCGGATCCTCCATCAGTCCTGCGCAACTGGCGCTGTGGCAGGCCCAGATGCAGCAATCGTTCGTCGACGTTCAGGCCGGCACGCGGATTACCGGGGTGTACTTGCCGGGGCAGGGTGCGCGGTTCTTTGTCGGCCAACAGTTGCAGCACGAGATCGACGATCCGCTGTTCGCCCGGGCGTTTTTCGACATCTGGCTTGATCCCCGCACACGCAGTCCCGAGTTGCGTCAGCAATTGCTCGGCACTGCCAAACCCTGA